A single window of Oreochromis aureus strain Israel breed Guangdong linkage group 5, ZZ_aureus, whole genome shotgun sequence DNA harbors:
- the psmd6 gene encoding 26S proteasome non-ATPase regulatory subunit 6, which yields MPLENLEEEGLPKNPDLRIAQLKFLLTMDGHRQDAKVKTELMDAIKANNMAPYYESLCKELKWQLDSDLLSKMKKANEEELKRLDDVLEDAEKNLGESEIRDVMMAKAEYLIRIGDKEGALTAFRKTYDKTVALGHRLDIVFYLLRIGLFYMDSDLITRNSEKAKSLIEEGGDWDRRNRLKVYQGLYCVAIRDFKQAAELFLDTVSTFTSYELMDYKTFVTYTVYVCMIALKRPDLREKVIKGAEILEVLHSLPSVRQYLFSLYECRYSVFFQSLATVEQEMKKDWLFAPHYRYYVREMRIQAYSQLLESYRSLTLGYMAEAFGVSTEFIDQELSRFIAAGRLHCKIDKVNEIVETNRPDSKNWQYQETIKKGDLLLNRVQKLSRVINM from the exons ATGCCGTTAGAGAATCTAGAGGAAGAGGGTCTTCCCAAGAACCCCGACCTGAGGATAGCACAGCTGAAGTTCCTGCTCACAATGGACGGTCACCGACAGGATGCTAAAGTGAAGACGGAGCTCATGGACGCTATCAAAGCTAACA ATATGGCGCCGTATTACGAGAGTCTGTGCAAGGAGCTGAAGTGGCAACTGGATAGTGACCTGCTGAGTAAAATGAAAAAGGCCAACGAGGAGGAGCTGAAGCGCCTGGATGATGTGCTGGAGGATGCAGAGAAGAACCTGGGAGAGAGTGAGATCCGAGACGTGATGATGGCCAAGGCAGAGTATCTCATCAGAATTGGTGACAAG GAGGGCGCCCTAACTGCATTCAGGAAGACCTATGACAAAACTGTGGCTCTGGGTCACAGACTAGACATTGTCTTCTACCTCCTGAGGATTGGGCTCTTTTATATGGATAGTGATCTCATCACACGCAACTCGGAGAAAGCCAAGAG CCTTATCGAGGAGGGGGGAGACTGGGACAGGAGAAATCGTCTGAAGGTTTATCAGGGCCTGTACTGTGTGGCCATCAGGGATTTCAAGCAAGCTGCTGAGCTCTTCCTCGACACAGTCTCCACCTTCACTTCCTACGAACTCATGGACTACAAGACCTTTGTTACCTACACCGTTTATGTTTGCATGATTGCTCTCAAGAGGCCTGACCTCCGTGAAAAG GTTATAAAGGGAGCAGAGATCTTGGAGGTGCTCCACAGTCTGCCCTCTGTTCGCCAGTACCTTTTCTCACTCTACGAGTGCCGTTACTCAGTCTTCTTCCAGTCCCTGG CCACGGTGGAGCAGGAGATGAAGAAGGACTGGCTCTTTGCCCCACACTACCGCTACTACGTGAGGGAGATGAGGATTCAGGCCTATAGCCAGCTGCTAGAGTCCTACCGATCTCTTACCTTGGGATACATGGCTGAGGCATTTGGTGTCAGCACAGAGTTCATTGACCa GGAACTGTCCCGATTCATAGCTGCTGGCCGCCTCCACTGTAAAATTGACAAAGTTAATGAAATTGTGGAAACTAACAG ACCGGATAGCAAAAACTGGCAGTACCAGGAGACCATCAAGAAGGGCGACTTGCTTCTCAACCGAGTCCAGAAGCTGTCAAGAGTTATTAACATGTAA
- the LOC116330174 gene encoding ataxin-7 isoform X1 encodes MSERAEDDVRGEQRRAARQQLKQQQIQRGEGSTAMATVAERRSLPSPEIMLGQPWSSWVDAAKLHGNDGAESEESFKDFGKNREAMRLCREDMSIFGQCPAQDDFYLVMCSHCGQVVKPQAFQAHFERRHSSASKPASTSPFPASVRNRSSGSGIGPGMGSVSVAAVATGGVLGRPSAASSSLSSSSSSSSNPKLVKPAKEKLPGVQRRPPFAPFRMNQPEKILPAVKMDKMHPKPDTPAKPAQAPSAPATTSSSSTSSSSTTVSSNTTTITTSSSALKAGLNCPSIPKPPLLAPGQIPNGKGHLTVLSEKKQDSSSASSRRHVNKKVTEREFNPDIHCGVIDVTSRKPCTRSLTCKTHSLSQRRAVPGRRKRFDTLLAEHKNRTRERERERELHQNHSQQNPPLRDPHPSSHLTPGHDAHQVAHGNGPALDATKPLPIGKPKFHSPGLPRSHGGGISGDSAAVHESLHHPQTTPDGFSRPSSDEGENEEREDNAEKLDCHYSGYHPRPAAYCTFGSRLFGRGYYSFDRRWDKVRCALTTMMEKHVNSQMWKKIPLALENSSSVAPTHRTSTNSHCSTPSSGFLGPPATLPQTPYSQSYEGKSVLSYGTTLNARSSPQGGAEHPAYGTTQARQVSSSPQMPSAHLSSSSSSSAPSLTSGRVPKSRSSGSSTTKSSSSFRPKESSSGSSVTIIPNTTSGGSTGANNTSSGASFSSGKKRKNSSILSSSHGSTESSSSNANFSSSSFKKNCANVGSSGSTYHHSSLGPSSSSSLSSSHSGVHSVGLNCGPTVRTNSLSLKAELSGSSAGGSSGPPARGPPSGSPAESIKRMSVVMNSSDSTLSLGPFVHHQSSSDHHTSFSHHSSDGRLEAKKRKSSSASSGVNSGGGEGGLGVGGGGPGPGRPKVAKSPAINNIHGKHGRSIPGTPGLPNNSHLHQPKARP; translated from the exons ATGTCGGAAAGGGCCGAGGATGACGTCAGGGGGGAACAGCGCCGAGCGGCcaggcagcagctgaagcagcagcagatccAGCGGGGAGAAGGCTCCACAGCAATGGCGACTGTTGCGGAGCGGAGATCGTTGCCTAGTCCAGAAATAATGCTGGGACAGCCTTGGAGCAGCTGGGTCGACGCCGCCAAACTCCACGGCAACGACG GTGCTGAATCGGAGGAAAGTTTTAAAGACTTCGGGAAAAATCGAGAAGCCATGCGTTTGTGCAGAGAAg ACATGTCCATATTTGGCCAGTGTCCCGCACAGGACGACTTCTACCTGGTGATGTGCAGCCACTGTGGTCAGGTAGTCAAGCCACAAGCCTTTCAAGCACACTTTG AGAGAAGACACAGTTCGGCCAGCAAGCCAGCGTCCACCTCGCCGTTTCCTGCGTCTGTCAGGAACCGGAGCAGCGGCAGTGGAATTGGGCCCGGGATGGGCTCGGTGTCCGTAGCTGCAGTGGCTACCGGAGGCGTCCTTGGTCGACCTTCAGCTGCTAGCTCAAGCttatcctcctcttcatcatcgTCCTCCAATCCCAAACTTGTCAAACCAGCCAAAGAGAAGCTGCCAGGCGTTCAGCGAAGACCCCCCTTTGCCCCCTTCAGGATGAACCAGCCAGAAAAGAT CCTTCCAGCTGTCAAGATGGACAAGATGCATCCGAAGCCGGACACGCCAGCTAAGCCGGCGCAAGCTCCATCTGCCCCCGCCACCACCTCATCCTCCTCTACATCCTCCTCTAGCACCACTGTGAGCTCCAACACTACCACCATCACGACCTCCTCATCAGCCCTAAAAGCAGGCCTTAACTGTCCCTCCATACCAAAGCCTCCATTACTGGCCCCAGGTCAGATTCCCAATGGCAAGGGCCACCTCACTGTCCTCTCGGAGAAGAAGCAGGACAGCAGCAGTGCGAGTAGCAGACGTCACGTTAACAAGAAAGTCACAG AACGTGAGTTTAATCCAGATATCCACTGTGGCGTTATAGATGTGACATCTCGAAAACCCTGCACAAGATCCCTAACATGCAAG ACACATTCCTTAAGCCAGCGGAGGGCGGTGCCAGGGCGGAGGAAGCGCTTTGACACATTGCTGGCAGAGCACAAGAACAGAACAAGGGAGCGGGAGAGGGAGCGAGAACTCCACCAAAATCATTCCCAGCAAAACCCCCCTCTCAGGGACCCACACCCCTCTTCCCACCTCACCCCTGGCCATGATGCCCACCAGGTGGCTCATGGAAACGGCCCAGCCCTTGATGCCACTAAGCCTTTGCCAATTGGAAAGCCCAAATTTCACAGCCCTGGTCTTCCACG CAGTCACGGAGGTGGTATTTCTGGAGACTCTGCAGCAGTCCACGAGTCGCTGCACCATCCCCAAACGACCCCCGATGGCTTTTCTAGACCATCCAGTGATGAGGGAGAGAACGAGGAGCGTGAGGACAATGCTGAGAAACTGGACTGTCACTATTCAGGTTATCATCCACGACCGGCAGCT TACTGTACTTTTGGGAGTCGACTGTTTGGGAGAGGCTATTATTCCTTTGACCGGCGATGGGACAAAGTGCGATGTGCCCTCACCACAATGATGGAAAAGCATGTCAACTCCCAAATGTGGAA GAAAATCCCCTTAGCCTTGGAGAACTCCTCCTCTGTTGCACCCACCCATAGGACAAGCACAAATTCCCACTGTAGCACTCCCTCTTCAGGCTTCCTGGGCCCTCCTGCCACCTTGCCCCAGACTCCTTACAGCCAATCCTATGAGGGCAAGTCAGTGCTCTCCTATGGGACCACCTTAAATGCCCGCAGCTCGCCGCAGGGTGGGGCTGAGCACCCGGCCTATGGCACCACACAAGCCCGACAAGTGTCTTCGTCGCCGCAGATGCCTTCAGCCCACTTGtcctcatcctcttcttcttcagctcctTCCCTAACCTCAGGCCGGGTGCCTAAGTCCCGTTCCTCCGGCAGCAGCACTACCAAATCTTCGTCATCTTTTAGGCCCAAGGAGAGCTCGTCTGGCTCCTCCGTAACCATCATCCCCAACACCACCAGTGGAGGAAGCACTGGAGCCAACAATACCAGTAGCGGCGCTAGCTTCAGCTCggggaagaagaggaagaacagTTCTATCCTCTCTTCATCCCATGGCTCCACTGAATCTTCCTCTTCCAATGCCaacttctcttcctcctcttttaaGAAGAACTGTGCAAATGTCGGCAGCTCAGGGAGCACCTACCACCACAGCTCATTAGGTCCTTCGTCCTCATCGTCATTATCCTCCTCCCACAGTGGAGTCCACAGTGTGGGGCTTAACTGTGGGCCTACTGTGCGAACAAACTCCCTTAGCCTCAAGGCCGAGCTTTCTGGCAGTTCCGCCGGTGGCTCCTCTGGGCCACCAGCACGAGGTCCTCCCTCGGGGAGCCCTGCAGAGTCCATCAAGCGTATGAGCGTGGTAATGAACAGCAGTGACTCAACCCTTTCCTTGGGACCTTTTGTCCACCACCAATCCTCATCTGACCACCACACCAGCTTTAGTCACCACTCCTCAGACGGGCGCCTGGAGGCCAAGAAGCGCAAAAGCTCTTCTGCCTCCAGTGGCGTAAATAGCGGAGGTGGGGAAGGTGGGCTCGGAGTAGGAGGTGGGGGGCCAGGACCAGGTAGACCCAAAGTGGCCAAGTCACCTGCCATTAACAACATCCATGGGAAGCATGGGCGGAGTATACCAGGGACACCGGGTCTACCCAACAACTCTCATTTACATCAG CCAAAGGCTCGTCCCTGA
- the LOC116330174 gene encoding ataxin-7 isoform X2 produces MSERAEDDVRGEQRRAARQQLKQQQIQRGEGSTAMATVAERRSLPSPEIMLGQPWSSWVDAAKLHGNDGAESEESFKDFGKNREAMRLCREDMSIFGQCPAQDDFYLVMCSHCGQVVKPQAFQAHFERRHSSASKPASTSPFPASVRNRSSGSGIGPGMGSVSVAAVATGGVLGRPSAASSSLSSSSSSSSNPKLVKPAKEKLPGVQRRPPFAPFRMNQPEKILPAVKMDKMHPKPDTPAKPAQAPSAPATTSSSSTSSSSTTVSSNTTTITTSSSALKAGLNCPSIPKPPLLAPGQIPNGKGHLTVLSEKKQDSSSASSRRHVNKKVTEREFNPDIHCGVIDVTSRKPCTRSLTCKTHSLSQRRAVPGRRKRFDTLLAEHKNRTRERERERELHQNHSQQNPPLRDPHPSSHLTPGHDAHQVAHGNGPALDATKPLPIGKPKFHSPGLPRHGGGISGDSAAVHESLHHPQTTPDGFSRPSSDEGENEEREDNAEKLDCHYSGYHPRPAAYCTFGSRLFGRGYYSFDRRWDKVRCALTTMMEKHVNSQMWKKIPLALENSSSVAPTHRTSTNSHCSTPSSGFLGPPATLPQTPYSQSYEGKSVLSYGTTLNARSSPQGGAEHPAYGTTQARQVSSSPQMPSAHLSSSSSSSAPSLTSGRVPKSRSSGSSTTKSSSSFRPKESSSGSSVTIIPNTTSGGSTGANNTSSGASFSSGKKRKNSSILSSSHGSTESSSSNANFSSSSFKKNCANVGSSGSTYHHSSLGPSSSSSLSSSHSGVHSVGLNCGPTVRTNSLSLKAELSGSSAGGSSGPPARGPPSGSPAESIKRMSVVMNSSDSTLSLGPFVHHQSSSDHHTSFSHHSSDGRLEAKKRKSSSASSGVNSGGGEGGLGVGGGGPGPGRPKVAKSPAINNIHGKHGRSIPGTPGLPNNSHLHQPKARP; encoded by the exons ATGTCGGAAAGGGCCGAGGATGACGTCAGGGGGGAACAGCGCCGAGCGGCcaggcagcagctgaagcagcagcagatccAGCGGGGAGAAGGCTCCACAGCAATGGCGACTGTTGCGGAGCGGAGATCGTTGCCTAGTCCAGAAATAATGCTGGGACAGCCTTGGAGCAGCTGGGTCGACGCCGCCAAACTCCACGGCAACGACG GTGCTGAATCGGAGGAAAGTTTTAAAGACTTCGGGAAAAATCGAGAAGCCATGCGTTTGTGCAGAGAAg ACATGTCCATATTTGGCCAGTGTCCCGCACAGGACGACTTCTACCTGGTGATGTGCAGCCACTGTGGTCAGGTAGTCAAGCCACAAGCCTTTCAAGCACACTTTG AGAGAAGACACAGTTCGGCCAGCAAGCCAGCGTCCACCTCGCCGTTTCCTGCGTCTGTCAGGAACCGGAGCAGCGGCAGTGGAATTGGGCCCGGGATGGGCTCGGTGTCCGTAGCTGCAGTGGCTACCGGAGGCGTCCTTGGTCGACCTTCAGCTGCTAGCTCAAGCttatcctcctcttcatcatcgTCCTCCAATCCCAAACTTGTCAAACCAGCCAAAGAGAAGCTGCCAGGCGTTCAGCGAAGACCCCCCTTTGCCCCCTTCAGGATGAACCAGCCAGAAAAGAT CCTTCCAGCTGTCAAGATGGACAAGATGCATCCGAAGCCGGACACGCCAGCTAAGCCGGCGCAAGCTCCATCTGCCCCCGCCACCACCTCATCCTCCTCTACATCCTCCTCTAGCACCACTGTGAGCTCCAACACTACCACCATCACGACCTCCTCATCAGCCCTAAAAGCAGGCCTTAACTGTCCCTCCATACCAAAGCCTCCATTACTGGCCCCAGGTCAGATTCCCAATGGCAAGGGCCACCTCACTGTCCTCTCGGAGAAGAAGCAGGACAGCAGCAGTGCGAGTAGCAGACGTCACGTTAACAAGAAAGTCACAG AACGTGAGTTTAATCCAGATATCCACTGTGGCGTTATAGATGTGACATCTCGAAAACCCTGCACAAGATCCCTAACATGCAAG ACACATTCCTTAAGCCAGCGGAGGGCGGTGCCAGGGCGGAGGAAGCGCTTTGACACATTGCTGGCAGAGCACAAGAACAGAACAAGGGAGCGGGAGAGGGAGCGAGAACTCCACCAAAATCATTCCCAGCAAAACCCCCCTCTCAGGGACCCACACCCCTCTTCCCACCTCACCCCTGGCCATGATGCCCACCAGGTGGCTCATGGAAACGGCCCAGCCCTTGATGCCACTAAGCCTTTGCCAATTGGAAAGCCCAAATTTCACAGCCCTGGTCTTCCACG TCACGGAGGTGGTATTTCTGGAGACTCTGCAGCAGTCCACGAGTCGCTGCACCATCCCCAAACGACCCCCGATGGCTTTTCTAGACCATCCAGTGATGAGGGAGAGAACGAGGAGCGTGAGGACAATGCTGAGAAACTGGACTGTCACTATTCAGGTTATCATCCACGACCGGCAGCT TACTGTACTTTTGGGAGTCGACTGTTTGGGAGAGGCTATTATTCCTTTGACCGGCGATGGGACAAAGTGCGATGTGCCCTCACCACAATGATGGAAAAGCATGTCAACTCCCAAATGTGGAA GAAAATCCCCTTAGCCTTGGAGAACTCCTCCTCTGTTGCACCCACCCATAGGACAAGCACAAATTCCCACTGTAGCACTCCCTCTTCAGGCTTCCTGGGCCCTCCTGCCACCTTGCCCCAGACTCCTTACAGCCAATCCTATGAGGGCAAGTCAGTGCTCTCCTATGGGACCACCTTAAATGCCCGCAGCTCGCCGCAGGGTGGGGCTGAGCACCCGGCCTATGGCACCACACAAGCCCGACAAGTGTCTTCGTCGCCGCAGATGCCTTCAGCCCACTTGtcctcatcctcttcttcttcagctcctTCCCTAACCTCAGGCCGGGTGCCTAAGTCCCGTTCCTCCGGCAGCAGCACTACCAAATCTTCGTCATCTTTTAGGCCCAAGGAGAGCTCGTCTGGCTCCTCCGTAACCATCATCCCCAACACCACCAGTGGAGGAAGCACTGGAGCCAACAATACCAGTAGCGGCGCTAGCTTCAGCTCggggaagaagaggaagaacagTTCTATCCTCTCTTCATCCCATGGCTCCACTGAATCTTCCTCTTCCAATGCCaacttctcttcctcctcttttaaGAAGAACTGTGCAAATGTCGGCAGCTCAGGGAGCACCTACCACCACAGCTCATTAGGTCCTTCGTCCTCATCGTCATTATCCTCCTCCCACAGTGGAGTCCACAGTGTGGGGCTTAACTGTGGGCCTACTGTGCGAACAAACTCCCTTAGCCTCAAGGCCGAGCTTTCTGGCAGTTCCGCCGGTGGCTCCTCTGGGCCACCAGCACGAGGTCCTCCCTCGGGGAGCCCTGCAGAGTCCATCAAGCGTATGAGCGTGGTAATGAACAGCAGTGACTCAACCCTTTCCTTGGGACCTTTTGTCCACCACCAATCCTCATCTGACCACCACACCAGCTTTAGTCACCACTCCTCAGACGGGCGCCTGGAGGCCAAGAAGCGCAAAAGCTCTTCTGCCTCCAGTGGCGTAAATAGCGGAGGTGGGGAAGGTGGGCTCGGAGTAGGAGGTGGGGGGCCAGGACCAGGTAGACCCAAAGTGGCCAAGTCACCTGCCATTAACAACATCCATGGGAAGCATGGGCGGAGTATACCAGGGACACCGGGTCTACCCAACAACTCTCATTTACATCAG CCAAAGGCTCGTCCCTGA
- the thoc7 gene encoding THO complex subunit 7 homolog — protein sequence MGAVTDDEVIRKRLLIDGDGAGDDRRINLLLKSFTKWCNSPGTPEEGFTQYQRMLGILAQCEFSMGKTLMVYDMNLREMENYEKIYSNIEQNIASAHEKIAECKKEIQRAKRIRKNRQEYDALAKVIQQHPDRHETLKQLEALDKELQQLSHIKENVDAKLELRKKQFHVLLSTIQELQQTLENDEKSDNDDNSQESPAENGE from the exons ATGGGGGCTGTTACAGATG ATGAAGTTATACGGAAACGCCTTCTCATTGACGGTGATGGAGCCGGAGATGACCGCCGAATCAATTTGCTCCTGAAGAGTTTCACGAAATGGTGCAACTCTCCCGGGACCCCGGAGGAAGG ATTCACACAGTATCAGAGGATGCTGGGCATTCTGGCGCAGTGTGAATTTTCCATGGGGAAGACGTTGATGGTTTACGATATGAATCTTCGGGAAATGGAGAATTATGAGAAAATCTACTCCAACATCG AACAAAACATTGCATCTGCACATGAGAAGATAGCAGAatgcaaaaaagaaattcagagGGCAAAGAGGATACGAAAGAATCGCCAAG AGTATGATGCTCTAGCTAAGGTTATCCAGCAGCACCCAGACCGACATGAAACACTAAA GCAGCTTGAGGCGCTTGATAAAGAACTCCAACAGCTGTCTCACATTAAGGAGAATGTGGATGCCAAG TTGGAGTTGCGGAAGAAGCAGTTCCATGTGCTGCTCAGTACCATACAGGAGCTTCAGCAGACCCTTGAGA ACGATGAGAAATCAGACAATGACGACAACAGTCAGGAGAGCCCTGCAGAGAACGGAGAGTGA